The following DNA comes from Thiohalobacter sp..
GCTGCTGATGATGCAGGAAGGCTTCATCGCCGCCAGTGCCAACATCGAGAACCTGGACCCGAAGGCCGAGGGGCTGCCCATTGCGCGGGAGAGGGTCGAGCCGGCCGAGCTCACCCAGGTGATGTCCAACAGTTTCGGCTTCGGTGGTGCCAACGCCACCCTCGTGTTCCGGAAGTACACCGGCTGAGCGCCGCCCGCGCGGATGCATTGCCCCCTGCCTTGGTGCGCGGGCGAGGACGACAGTATGCCGGACCAGGGGCGGGTCAGGAACGACCGGTTGCAGCGGGCGTCGCGTTTTCCACTGTCTCGGATGCCTGCTGCCTGTGCTGCCACAGCGTCAGCAGCGGCTGCAGTTCGTCAATCAGCGAATCCAGGTGTGGCGCCAGCGCGTCGGCCCGGCCCTCGGCGATCAGTCGCAGTGCCTCCTCGATGGAAGGCCGCGGGATGGGTGCCTCGGCAGGCGCCGGTTCCGCTGCCGGCGGGACGCCTGCCCGCGTTTCGATGGGCGGGTGTTCCTCGGCGGCGGGCGCCTCGGCCTCGGTGGTGGCCTGGGCGGTGGTGGCCACCGGACGCTGGTCGTAGACCACCCGGTTGCCGCCGGCCTTCGCTGCCCTTCCCAGCAGACGCTGTCCTTCCTCGAGCAGTCCCTCGAAACGGGTCTCGCGGTTGATGATGGGCGTGAGCACGGCGGCGCTGGCCGTCAGGCGCAGGGTCTCGCCCCCGATCCTGAAGGCGCGGGAGGCGATCTGCTGGCAGATGCGGGCGGCCAGCTTGCGTGCCCCCACCGGGTTGGCCGAGGGCAGCAGCAGGCCGAAACGGGCCAGACCGACCCGGCCGCCGGTGTCCTCGCGACGCACCGCATCCTTCACGATCTGGGCGAAGATCTTCAGTATGGCCTCGCCGGCGGGGCGCCCGTACTTGATGAAGGCCTTGTCGAAGTTGTCGACGTCGATCAGCAGCAGCGCCAGGTCCGAGCGGTGGCGGATGGCGTAGGCCAGGTCCTGGTGGCCGCGCTCGGTGAAGGCCCGCTGGTTGACCAGGCCGGTGATCTTGTCGATGGTGGGTTCCGCGGCGATGGCGGTCCGGGTCTGTTCCAGCTTCGTTTCCGTCTCCGCCAGCCTGATGTGCGAGCGGGTGTGGGCGAGCAGTTGTACCGAATCGAAGGGCTTGCTGAGGAAATCGGAGGCCCCGGCGGCGAAGGCCCGCGACTTGGCGTCCTCGTCGTCCTCGGCCCCGGTGACGATGATCACCGGCATGTTGGCGATGTGCGCGACATCGCTTTCGCGCATGCGCCGCATCAGGCCCATGCCGTCCAGGTAGGGCATGGACAGGTCGGAAATCACCAGCGCAATGTCGTCGTTGGCGGTGAGCTGTTCCCAGGCGGATTCGCCATCCCCGGCCTCGAGGACGTCGAATTCCTTGCTCAGAATCTTTTTGGCGGCGATACGGATGACGCGGGAGTCGTCCACGACGAGGACGCGCGGCCTGTCCGCCACTTCGCTGGCCTGCTCCGACATGGGGGAGCGCTCCTTGA
Coding sequences within:
- a CDS encoding GGDEF domain-containing response regulator; translation: MSEQASEVADRPRVLVVDDSRVIRIAAKKILSKEFDVLEAGDGESAWEQLTANDDIALVISDLSMPYLDGMGLMRRMRESDVAHIANMPVIIVTGAEDDEDAKSRAFAAGASDFLSKPFDSVQLLAHTRSHIRLAETETKLEQTRTAIAAEPTIDKITGLVNQRAFTERGHQDLAYAIRHRSDLALLLIDVDNFDKAFIKYGRPAGEAILKIFAQIVKDAVRREDTGGRVGLARFGLLLPSANPVGARKLAARICQQIASRAFRIGGETLRLTASAAVLTPIINRETRFEGLLEEGQRLLGRAAKAGGNRVVYDQRPVATTAQATTEAEAPAAEEHPPIETRAGVPPAAEPAPAEAPIPRPSIEEALRLIAEGRADALAPHLDSLIDELQPLLTLWQHRQQASETVENATPAATGRS